A single region of the Gorilla gorilla gorilla isolate KB3781 chromosome 1, NHGRI_mGorGor1-v2.1_pri, whole genome shotgun sequence genome encodes:
- the LOC115933009 gene encoding PRAME family member 22, giving the protein MSFQAPRRLLELAGQSLLRDQALAISVLDELPRELFPPLFMEAFTSRHCEVLKVMVQAWPFPCLPLGSLMKTPDPEILHYVVDGIDCLLSQKVRPRRWKLQVLELRDVDENFWTIWSGARPVSCSPEAMSKRQTVEDCPRTGEKQPLKVFMDVCLKEKFMDEDLSFFSGWVQHRRGSVHLCCTKVVNYSMSMLNFRNILETVYPDSIQVLEIWNVCWPCMIVEFSRYLSQMRNLRKLFISDGCRYLLSSDSQEQLVAEFSSVLLRLEYLQMLYIRRVCFFRGYLDQLIRCLRSPLETLALTYGFLEKVDLKCLPRYPSLSQLKQLNLSHGALRFIRLEPLRALLEKVAATLQTLFLVDCGIGDSKLRVILPALSRCSNLTTFCFHGNDTSMDALKDLLRHTGRLSNLSLETYPAPRESLDDRGRVISELLTPLQAELMGILREVREPKRIFFAPVSCPCCGTSPTEQLEFNFCLWGRPA; this is encoded by the exons ATGAGCTTCCAGGCCCCACGCAGACTCCTGGAGCTGGCAGGGCAGAGCCTGCTGAGGGACCAGGCCTTGGCCATCTCCGTCCTGGATGAGCTGCCCAGGGAGCTCTTCCCCCCACTGTTCATGGAGGCCTTCACTAGCAGACACTGCGAGGTTCTGAAGGTGATGGTGCAGGCCTGGCccttcccctgcctccctctgggGTCCCTGATGAAGACGCCTGATCCGGAGATCTTACATTATGTAGTGGATGGGATTGATTGCCTGCTTTCCCAAAAGGTTCGCCCCAG GAGGTGGAAACTTCAAGTGCTGGAATTGCGGGATGTTGATGAGAATTTTTGGACCATATGGTCTGGAGCCAGGCCCGTGTCCTGCTCCCCAGAGGCCATGAGTAAGAGGCAGACAGTGGAGGACTGTCCAAGGACAGGAGAGAAGCAGCCCTTGAAGGTGTTCATGGATGTTTGCCTCAAGGAAAAATTCATGGATGAAGATCTGAGCTTCTTCTCTGGGTGGGTCCAGCACAGAAGAGGTTCAGTACACCTGTGCTGTACTAAGGTGGTGAATTATTCAATGAGCATGCTAAATTTCAGAAACATATTGGAAACAGTATACCCAGACAGTATCCAAGTGTTGGAAATTTGGAACGTGTGCTGGCCGTGTATGATAGTAGAGTTTAGCCGTTACCTGAGCCAGATGAGGAATCTTCGCAAACTCTTCATCTCCGATGGCTGTCGTTACCTGCTAAGCTCTGACAGCCAAGAACAGTTAGTTGCTGAATTCAGCTCTGTGCTCCTCAGGCTGGAGTACCTCCAGATGCTTTATATAAGaagggtctgcttcttcagaggCTACCTGGACCAGCTGATCAG GTGCCTCAGGAGCCCGTTGGAGACATTGGCATTAACTTATGGCTTCCTAGAAAAAGTGGACTTGAAATGTCTGCCCCGGTACCCAAGTCTCAGTCAACTGAAGCAGCTGAATCTGAGTCATGGTGCACTGCGCTTCATCCGTCTTGAGCCCCTCCGAGCTCTGCTAGAGAAAGTTGCTGCCACTCTTCAGACCCTCTTCTTAGTGGACTGTGGGATTGGGGACTCCAAACTCAGGGTCATCCTGCCTGCCCTGAGCCGCTGCTCCAACCTCACCACTTTCTGTTTTCACGGCAATGACACGTCCATGGATGCTCTGAAGGACCTGCTGCGCCACACAGGCAGGCTGAGCAATTTGAGCCTGGAAACATATCCTGCCCCTCGGGAGAGTCTTGACGACAGGGGTCGTGTCATTTCGGAGCTCCTCACCCCACTTCAGGCTGAGCTGATGGGTATACTGAGGGAAGTAAGGGAGCCCAAAAGGATCTTCTTTGCTCCGGTCTCCTGTCCTTGCTGTGGCACGTCGCCCACTGAGCAACTGGAGTTCAATTTTTGCTTGTGGGGAAGGCCTGCCTAG